The genomic stretch CTCGGCAGCAGTGATACGGAGCGAGTGCGTGTCAGCCATCGCGATGCCGAACGTGACAAGCATTGACGAGGTGAGAGAATGCAGAGTAGAACCAAAATACTGAGACGCCCGAAGATTGTCGTCATTGGCGGCGGTACAGGGCTCTCCGTAATGCTTCGAGGGCTCAAGGAGAAGCCGCTTGATATTACGGCTATCGTAACGGTTGCCGATGATGGCGGCAGCTCCGGCATTTTACGCAATGAGCTGCAAATTCCACCGCCAGGAGATATTCGCAATGTGCTCATGGCTTTAGCGGATGCGGAGCCCTTGCTCACTGAGGTGCTGCAATATCGTTTCAAAACCGTACCAGGCTTGGCAGGCCATAGTCTCGGAAATCTCATGCTTGCAGCGATGACCGACATTTCCGGAGATTTCGTTACGGGTGTTCGCGAGCTCAGCCGAGTTCTTGCGGTGCGGGGCCGAGTGCTGCCTGCAGCGGGCAAAGCTATCGTGCTGAAAGCAGAGATGGTAGACGGCTCGATCATCACGGGGGAATCGATGATTCCGAAGTCAGGAAAGGTCATCAAACGAGTATTTTTGGAGCCGACAGACGTCGAGCCGCTTCCAGAGGCAGTTGAGGCTATAGAGCAGGCGGATGCTATTCTAATCGGACCAGGCAGCTTATATACGAGTATTATTCCTAATCTACTTGTACCAAAGCTTGCTGCTGCGATATTGGAATCCGAAGCTGTGAAGCTGTTTGTGTGCAATGTGATGACGCAGCCAGGCGAAACGGATAATTTCTCCGTGGGTGATCATTTGGATGCGGTTCATGCTCACATTGGCCATCATTTATTCGACTACGTCATTGTGAATAACGGAGAAATTCCGCCACAGATCGAGAGCAGGTATGCGGAGCTAGGCGCGAAAGCGGTCCATTTGGATTTAGATGCGGTAACGGAGAAGGGTTATGAGGTTATCGCTGATCGTCTTGTTTTGTTCCGTACGTTTCTTCGGCATGATGCCGAACGTTTAAGCCATCATATTTATAAGCTAGTAGAGAACTGGATGTTACGAAAGAGGTGAAACATCATGTCATTTGCGGCACAAACAAAGAAAGAGCTGACCTTAATAGAAGCGGACAGCTGTTGTGAGAATGCGGAGCTGTCCGCGCTCATACGGATGAATGGTTCGGTTAGCGTATCTAGCCGCAAAGTCGTTTTGGACATCTCAACGGAAAATGCCGCGATAGCAAGAAGAATTTATTCCCTGCTCAAAAAGCATTATGAGATTCACGTTGAATTGCTTGTCCGCAAGAAAATGAGACTCAAAAAAAATAATGTGTATATCGTACGTATTCCTGGGGGAGTACAGGAATTACTGAGTGAGCTCAAGATTGTATCTGAAGGCTTCATGTTCAACCTTGGCATCGATAAGGAAATTATTCGCAAGCCCTGCTGTAAACGTTCCTATTTGCGCGGAGCTTTTCTTGCAGGGGGCTCGGTGAATAATCCGGAAGGCTCTTCTTATCATCTTGAAATATCTTCGATGTATGAGGAGCATTGTGAATCACTTGTTGGTCTTGCCAATAAATTTGATCTGAATGCGAGATGCATTGAACGTAAAAAGGGTTTTATTTTCTATATCAAAGAGGGCGAGAAAATTATCGAGCTCCTTAATATTATCGGTGCGCATCAAGCTTTATTCAAATTTGAGGATGTTCGAATCATGCGCGACATGCGCAATTCGGTCAATCGAATTGTCAATTGCGAAACGGCCAACCTGAATAAAACAATCGGAGCAGCTGTTCGTCAAATTGAAAATATTAAGCTTCTGCAGCGTGAAGTAGGACTCGACAGTCTGCCTGACAAGCTGAGGGAAGTTGCTGAGGTTAGAATGCAGCACCCCGATATGAATCTGACAGAGGTCGGCGAAATGCTTAAAGGAAAGGTCAGTAAATCAGGTGTAAATCATCGTTTGCGCAAAATCGATGAGCTCGCGGAAAAAATCCGTGGTGTCTGAACTTTTATCCTAGTGCATGAGCTGGTATAATGATATAATAATGCAAAATGACTTTAATAAAGAGGAGTAAGTATGCTAAGCATAATAGCTGATGCTGACTTATTCATGAACCGGAAAAGAGTTTTTTGCAGCCAGAAGACGGCAAGTAGAGTCGTTAATGCTTGTGCCGCATACAAATGATTGAGTAAAATATAGGGGGTATGGTTTCCATGACAAGGCTTCCGGTTGTTGTTCGTCTTAAGACGGGACTTCATGCAAGACCTGCAGCATTATTCGTACAAGAAGCGAACAAATTTTCCTCCGAAGTATTCGTAGAGAAAGACGAGAAAAAAGTAAACGCTAAATCCATTATGGGGATTATGAGCTTAGCGATCAGTTCGGGTACTGAAGTATCCATAAGTGCTGAGGGTTCGGACGCAGAGCAGGCTGTAAACGCTTTAGTCGCTTTGGTCAGCAAAGAAGAGCTGGAGAACCAGTAAAAAGAAGGGGGAGAAGTCACGCAGGTTCATTATGGACTTGCGGCGGCAGCTCTTTTTTTGATTGTTTAGGAAATGATACATTCTCCGAATTTGTTGATAACGATGCTGCGTCAGCAACCGGAGAGCGGATAACGAAAGCTAACGGAAACCAGAGACGTTAAAGCTCCATTTTTGGTTAGTATCATATTTTAACGGAAGTGGGAGACGCTATTCCGCAGAAATGAAGCGAGACCGGGCAGGTAGGGTGCAAATAGAGGCCCGTGTTTCCGTTACAATCTTGAAACGCACAATAAAGGTGATTTAGCGTCTTTGGTTTCCGTTAGAAGTGTGAGCTGACGCGTCTGCGATTGCAAATCACCCGTAAGGGTGATTTTTGTTCTTTTAAGATCTATAAGGGTTAGTCACCGAATCACGAAAAAAAGAGCAGCTCCGGTTATTACCGGTCTGCTCTTTTTTTGATTGTTTTGTATGATTCTAGGCAAGCTTCTCGATAACCTTATCGACTAAGCCGTATTCTTTGGCTTCAGCAGCACTCATGAAGTAATCGCGGTCGGTATCCTTCTCGAGGCGCTCAATCGGTTGTCCGCTGCGCTCAGCAAGAATGGCATTGAGCTTATCGCGCATGCCGATGATACGTTTTGCACGAATGGCGATATCGCTTGCTTGGCCTTCAGCACCGCCGAGCGGCTGATGAATCATAACCTCGCTATTAGGAAGCGCGTAACGTTTGCCAATCGCACCGGCTGTTAGCAGGAAAGCACCCATGGAAGCGGCCATTCCTACACAGATCGTAGAAACGTCCGGTTTAATGTATTGCATCGTATCATAGATAGCCATGCCTGCCGTGATCGAACCGCCGGGGCTGTTAATATAAAGAGAAATGTCCTTCTCAGGGTCGTCTGCTGCCAGGAATAGCAATTGAGCGATGATGGAGTTGGCCACCACGTCATTTACACCTGATCCAAGAAAAATAATGCGGTCTTTCAATAGGCGAGAGTAAATGTCATACGCACGCTCACCCCGATTGTTTTGCTCAATAACCATAGGAACGAAATTCATATCCAACGTAAGCCCCCTCCTCAAAAAAACAATGAATGGTTAAATCGTATTTTTATAATAACGGATGAAAAGTCAAAAGTCAAAGATAGTCAAACAAGTCTATTCCAACAAAAAAACCGCCCCCATGTATAGGAGCGGCTCATATGTATCATTATAGGAATTGCAAGCCGAAGCGGCTGAAAAGTTATGGTGGCGCGCCCGCAAGGAATCGAACCTAGATCTCAGCCTTCGGAGGGCTGCGTCATATCCATTGGACCACGGGCGCAGAAAATAGTCGCAAAAATGATTATATGATATTAAAACTTTTAAAGCAAGGGAAGTTCTAAAATTAATTTTGTGAAAATGTGACAGAAATCGTTTTCATTCGTAAATCGCTACTTGCTTCAATGGCATATTTCCGATAAACTAAAGGTGGGACTTGAAATGATACCGCGGGACATAATGAGTCCAACGAAATATTACCGAATACGCTGTAAGCCGATGGAGTGAAGGATGAGAGATGCGTCAGATCGTTGAACTGCAGCAGCAGCTTGTACCTGATCTGCTCGACGTCATGAAGAAACGATATTCCATATTACATCGAGTGATGTTGTCGGATTTAATTGGTCGTCGAACGTTGGCGTCGGCGTTATCGATGACAGAGCGTATGCTTCGGGCGGAGACTGATTTTCTGAAAGCGCAGGGACTGCTCGAGATTTATTCGTCAGGCATGCGAATTAGCGATTCAGGCAAGCAATTATTAGAACAGCTCGAGCCATTCTATAAGATCATGTTCGGTATATCCGAGCTTGAGGAAGCGATACGCAGCCATTATGGTTTGTCGCAGGTCGTTGTCGTCGCAGGGGATTCGGAAGTTTCTGCACAGACGAAGCGAGAGCTCGGCCGCGCTGGCAGCCAGGTGCTTAGTAAGGTTATGCAGCCTAATGATGTAGTGGCGGTCACTGGCGGAACAACTATTGCGCAGCTATCGAGTCAATTGATCAGCTCCTCGCAGCTGAAGACGAACCTGTTCGTACCGGCTAGGGGCGGTCTAGGAGAGAGTTTGGACTATCAAGCGAATACTATTGCCTCCATGATGGCAAAGGGCACAGGGGCGCAATACAGGCTTCTACACGTGCCAGATCATTTAGGTAAGGAAGCATTCGAATCCATTATGCAGGAGCCGAATATCAAGGAGATTGTGGATGTCATCCGCAGTGCTCGCATCGTCGTACATGGAATCGGGGATGCTATGGTTATGGCAAGACGCAGGCGGCTTGACCGAGCGATTATTGACGCAATGGAGTCTGAGGGTGCACTCGCTGAATCATTCGGGTTTTATTTTGACCGTAAAGGCGCTGTCGTGCACAAAATGCAGACGGTGGGGTTACGACTAGAGGATATTGTTAACACTGAAGTTGTTATAGGCGTAGCCGGCGGAAAGAGCAAGGCCGAGGCTATTGCAGCCATTATGCGCTTCGGTCACAATGATGTACTCATAACGGATGAAGCTGCGGCGCTAGAAATTGTAGCCTTGATCGAGCAAGAGAAGAGCAACACGGAATCATAATGCTTTGCAGGCAGCTTTCGGGGTGCACGCAAAACATTTTGAAATATATACAATAATCTTTTAAATCGCTTAGGAGGAAATTAAAATGGTAAAAGTTGGTATTAATGGTTTTGGTCGCATCGGCCGTAACGTATTCCGCGCAGCACTGAACAATTCTGATGTTCAAATCGTGGCAGTAAACGATCTTACGGATACTGCAACACTGGCACATCTTCTTAAATACGATACAACTCACGGTGTACTTGATGCTACAGTTGAAGCTAAAGAAGGCGCAATTCTTGTAAACGGCCGCGAAATCAAAGTATTTGCAGAACGCAACCCAGCTGATCTTCCTTGGGCTTCTGTAGGTGTTGAAATCGTAGTTGAATCAACTGGTATTTTCACAGCTAAAGAAAAAGCTGAGCTTCACTTGCAAGGCGGCGCTAAAAAAGTTATCATCTCTGCTCCTGCAACGAACGAAGATATTACAGTGGTTATCGGCGTTAACGAAGATAAATACGACGCTGCGGCACATACCATTATTTCCAACGCTTC from Paenibacillus sp. FSL H8-0548 encodes the following:
- a CDS encoding sugar-binding domain-containing protein, with product MRQIVELQQQLVPDLLDVMKKRYSILHRVMLSDLIGRRTLASALSMTERMLRAETDFLKAQGLLEIYSSGMRISDSGKQLLEQLEPFYKIMFGISELEEAIRSHYGLSQVVVVAGDSEVSAQTKRELGRAGSQVLSKVMQPNDVVAVTGGTTIAQLSSQLISSSQLKTNLFVPARGGLGESLDYQANTIASMMAKGTGAQYRLLHVPDHLGKEAFESIMQEPNIKEIVDVIRSARIVVHGIGDAMVMARRRRLDRAIIDAMESEGALAESFGFYFDRKGAVVHKMQTVGLRLEDIVNTEVVIGVAGGKSKAEAIAAIMRFGHNDVLITDEAAALEIVALIEQEKSNTES
- a CDS encoding YvcK family protein; translated protein: MQSRTKILRRPKIVVIGGGTGLSVMLRGLKEKPLDITAIVTVADDGGSSGILRNELQIPPPGDIRNVLMALADAEPLLTEVLQYRFKTVPGLAGHSLGNLMLAAMTDISGDFVTGVRELSRVLAVRGRVLPAAGKAIVLKAEMVDGSIITGESMIPKSGKVIKRVFLEPTDVEPLPEAVEAIEQADAILIGPGSLYTSIIPNLLVPKLAAAILESEAVKLFVCNVMTQPGETDNFSVGDHLDAVHAHIGHHLFDYVIVNNGEIPPQIESRYAELGAKAVHLDLDAVTEKGYEVIADRLVLFRTFLRHDAERLSHHIYKLVENWMLRKR
- a CDS encoding HPr family phosphocarrier protein; the protein is MTRLPVVVRLKTGLHARPAALFVQEANKFSSEVFVEKDEKKVNAKSIMGIMSLAISSGTEVSISAEGSDAEQAVNALVALVSKEELENQ
- the whiA gene encoding DNA-binding protein WhiA — its product is MSFAAQTKKELTLIEADSCCENAELSALIRMNGSVSVSSRKVVLDISTENAAIARRIYSLLKKHYEIHVELLVRKKMRLKKNNVYIVRIPGGVQELLSELKIVSEGFMFNLGIDKEIIRKPCCKRSYLRGAFLAGGSVNNPEGSSYHLEISSMYEEHCESLVGLANKFDLNARCIERKKGFIFYIKEGEKIIELLNIIGAHQALFKFEDVRIMRDMRNSVNRIVNCETANLNKTIGAAVRQIENIKLLQREVGLDSLPDKLREVAEVRMQHPDMNLTEVGEMLKGKVSKSGVNHRLRKIDELAEKIRGV
- the clpP gene encoding ATP-dependent Clp endopeptidase proteolytic subunit ClpP, with the translated sequence MNFVPMVIEQNNRGERAYDIYSRLLKDRIIFLGSGVNDVVANSIIAQLLFLAADDPEKDISLYINSPGGSITAGMAIYDTMQYIKPDVSTICVGMAASMGAFLLTAGAIGKRYALPNSEVMIHQPLGGAEGQASDIAIRAKRIIGMRDKLNAILAERSGQPIERLEKDTDRDYFMSAAEAKEYGLVDKVIEKLA